TATAGGTCAACAGGGGTTGTGTCGGGAATTCTTCGCCCCGGCGATGATGATCGATAATCACTACCTTGTCAAATTTCTCATAAAGCTCCTGAGAGATCGATAGCGACGGTTTGTGGTAATCCACCATCACAAGTAGGCTATTTTGCTTAATCTGTCCTAGAGCCTGTTTAACCGAGATTAAATGGCCTTCTAATTCTTCGTCTTTATGGATTTCTTGTAAACAGCGTTCCACATCAGGAATCAATTCATTTTCATTGATGACCACATAACTGGTTTTCCCTTGAAAATCGGCTAAGGTCGCCACACCATAGGCTGAACCAATCGCATCCATATCCGGATAACGATGCCCCATGATATAAATATCTTCAGCAGCAGCTAAAATTTTATTCAGCGCAGTTCCCATTGCTCGCGAACGAACGCGTGTTCTCTTTGTAACGCTGGCAGTCTTCCCGCCATAAAATTTCGGCTTTGCTTCATCGTTGGCTTCTTTAACTACAACTTGATCGCCCCCGCGTACCAAAGCAATATCTAAACAAGTTTGAGAAACTTCCCCAATTTTTTCACCGGTTTGATCGCCATAACTAATTCCCATACTAATTGTTAAAGGAATAGATTGCTCTTCGGCTGCTGTCCGGATTTTATCCAATAAAGAAAACTGTTCTTGTGCCATTTTCTTAATATCAGAGGCGTGGGCCACAAAATAAAAACGTTCCGCGTTCAGTCGTTTCAAATAAATACCGTATTCATCTGACCAATCGGAGATGAAGGTTGTTACAAACGAGTTTAAGTACGAAGTCTCTTTGGCATCCATTTTATCTACAACGTCATCGTAATTATCAACTGAAATAATGCCAATTGCGGTTTGTTGACTGGCTTGATAATTTTGCGCAGCGACTTCTGTCGTTTTATCTAGTAAAAAGACAATATTTTTTTGCCGATCAATGATATATTCAAAACTTTTATCAGAAACTCGCAACGTACCCTCGTCTTTACTACCGACTAAAAGCGGCTTCAACGTCTTATCCCACAGCAAATCTTGCCCTACTTGTTCGTTCAAATCTAATGCCCGATGATTCATCCAATCCAAACGAAACGTTTTTGGCTGATAAATAAAGATAATCGAAGGGGAAACACTCGACAAAAACTTAGAGTTATCAATAGCAATTTGTGCCGATTTTCGAATTCGTTGATCATCTGTCAAAGCCTGTAAATTTTGCAACGTATAATAAACATAATAGACAAAGACATTTATCGCAGCAAAAAGAATCAGGTTCACCCATAAATTAGGATTAAACACCAAACAGATGAATTCTACAATGAAAACTAGCACCATCACTTTTAGAAAAGGGTATTTTTTCATAGTTTACTCCTCATTTTAACGTCATTTCATCCTATCTTATTGCTTTAAAGTAAGACGGTTACCTCACGTAAACAATTTGACTGACGTAAAAATATTCTCTAACAAAACCAGCAAACATTTCATTTTGCTACCTTCCATTTTATCATAAATCCTATAATAGCGCGATTTTTAGTCTTTTTATACGCAGCAATCAAATGTTTCACGTGAAACATTGCGACTGAACTACATTTCCCCTTTAAAAATGTTTCACATGAAACATTTTTAAAATTACAAACAGACCGTAAGAACGTAGCTGACTGTCAAGAGTGACACTATGACTAGTTACACTATCATTTGATTATCTTCTGGGAGTAACTTATTATCTTCTTGCAATAGTTCAGCATTTTTTCACTTTAGCTACTCCTTACTTATAATTTAGCGCAAAGAGTAGTCATTACCGATATTTTTTTCATAAGATTCGTATTAGAGTAATGGCCATGCATTCTTTTTAAATAACATTTCAAAATCCCATGCATAAGTATTCAACTGCTGTATAATCAGTTTGCGCTACTTTACACAAACTTATTTTTCTCGTTATTAGCAAATAGAATAGTTTTCCACATTGTGGATAAGTTTTTTGGTATTTTGTGTTTATCTTGCGGTTTTTTAGCGATCCAACACTGGATTGTGCTATTTTTAAGATTGTGGATAAATAGATGAATTTGAGCTTTTTTTCTATTGCCTGACTTCCAATTTTTTTAAATTGGACAGATTATTTTCTTTTACAAATTTTGAGTTATCTATTTCAAGTAACTGAATCTCTAACTATAAAAAAACAAAGTTTGCAAATGGAGCAGCCTGAAAGTAGGGAATAAGCTTAAAAGGATTCTCCTCAAGTATTAAATAAAGCAAATTAAAAGGACTAATTTTATAAGCTATTTTATTTGTCACGTAGTAAAATTTCCAGTACTTTAACTTCTAATATTCCTTTTCTAGGCTTATAGGAGAAGCTAAATTATTTTGGCTAGCATGAAAAACTGTGCAACGTTGCTTACACACCAAATAATATTGAATTTCAATAAAAATTCCTCAAATTTCTCAAGCTTTTGATTGATTGCTACCCAAAAGGTTATGTATGAAGCTAGACAGTAGGCGACAGTCAAATCAATATTTTTCTCATGAAATTTCATATTTTCTTGCTAGACAAAAAAAGAGGTTGAAAGAATCGTCAAAATGACTTTTCTTTCAACCTCTTAAAATAATTTTTAGTCTTCGCTTACGAAAGGTAGTAAGCCCATAATCCGTGCGCGTTTGATCGCTACGGTTAATTTACGTTGGTTTTTCGCGCCAGTACCAGTTACACGACGTGGTAAAATTTTACCGCGTTCTGAAATGAATCGTTTTAACAATTCGATATCTTTGTAATCGATGTGTTCGATGTGGTTAGCTGCGATATAGTCTACTTTGCGACGTTTACGTCCGCCTCTTCTTTGTTGTGCCATCCTATTTCCCTCCTATCAATTGCTTAGAATGGTAAATCATCGTCTGAAATGTCGATGGTTGATGCGTCAGACCCGAATGGATCAGAAGTGTCGCGATCAAAACTCGGCATTCCGTTGTTTTGAGAAGGTTGGTTTTGATTAAAATTGTTTTGTTGGCTGGCACCACCATAATTATTGTTGAAACCACCGCCGCCATTCGTGGTAGTACTACCGCCACTTTGTTGACGTTGTTCATTGGCAGAACGTGATTCTAATAATTGGAAGTTTTCAGCAACCACTTCAGTCACGTAAACACGTTGACCTTGTTGGTTTTCATAATTCCGAGTTTGAATGCGGCCAGTAACTCCTAGCAGCGTTCCTTTGCGGGCATAATTTGCTAAAGTTTCGGCTGGTTTACGCCAGATTACACAATTGATAAAATCTGCTTCGCGATCACCGCTTTGGTTCGTGAAATTACGATTTACTGCTAGAGTAAAAGTCGCAACTGCAGCACCATTGCCTGTGTAGCGCAAATCAGGATCTTTTGTTAATCTACCGACTAAAACGACATTGTTAATCAAACCGGTTCATCTCCTCGTCATAGATTTGTTTCACGTGAAACAATATTAAGCTTCTTCCTTAACGATCATGTGACGCAAAATTCCGTCGTTGAT
The DNA window shown above is from Enterococcus montenegrensis and carries:
- the ssb gene encoding single-stranded DNA-binding protein, with product MINNVVLVGRLTKDPDLRYTGNGAAVATFTLAVNRNFTNQSGDREADFINCVIWRKPAETLANYARKGTLLGVTGRIQTRNYENQQGQRVYVTEVVAENFQLLESRSANEQRQQSGGSTTTNGGGGFNNNYGGASQQNNFNQNQPSQNNGMPSFDRDTSDPFGSDASTIDISDDDLPF
- the rpsR gene encoding 30S ribosomal protein S18, whose amino-acid sequence is MAQQRRGGRKRRKVDYIAANHIEHIDYKDIELLKRFISERGKILPRRVTGTGAKNQRKLTVAIKRARIMGLLPFVSED